Below is a genomic region from Leifsonia sp. Root112D2.
CCCGCTTCCACCGCGTGTACAGCCGGTGACGGCGAGCGCGACGACCGACGCCATGGCGACAATGCCGACGACGCCTCTCATACTCTTGCGCATTTTCATGCCTCTCCTTGCCTCTCTGTTGGGGATCCCTTCGTCGAACTGTTCGACGCTGTGGTCGTCGACGAAGCGGTCTGGGGTGCGGCGGCCGGAACGCCGTCGCCGATCATCGGTACGTGGCCCGTGGGTGTTCCGCCGCGGCGCGAGCGGGCCACCAGGCGGCCTATCACGCGTGGCAGCGACACCAGACCACCGGGCAGCACGAACAGCACGGCCAGCAGGATCGCGCCCTGCAGCACGGCGGTGAGGTTCGGGTTGATGAGGTTCGTCAGCTGCGGAACAAGCACGTAGTACGCGCCGCCGAGCACGGAGCCGAAAATGCTGGCCGCGCCGCCGATGACCATGGATGCCAGGAGCGTGATCGAGTGTCCGAAGCTCATCGTCTCGGGCGAGGTGTACTGCACGACCACCATGTACAGAAAGCCGCTGACGCCGCCGATGATCGAGGCGACAGTGAACGCGAGCACCTTGTAGCGGTAGGGCGAGACACCCAGCGAGCCGGCGACCGCCTCGTTGCCCTTCACGATGGCGAAGGCGCGACCGTACTTGCCGCGAACCAGGTTGCGGGTGAGCAGGAACGTGATGGTGCCGATGATCAGTACGAGGTAAAACTGCCACTGGTCGTCGGCCAGCCCGGCCCAGGCGGGAGCATCCGAGAAAATAGCCGAGAGCCCCTGGGACCCGCCCGTGAACTCGGAGAGCCGCTTCGCGAGCGGACCGCCGACGATGGGCAGGGCTATTGTGACCATCGCTATCGCGAGGCCTCCGAGTCGTGCGGCGGCGAGGGCAACGAGCAGCCCCACCACCCCGGGGATCACCAGCGAGAGTATGAAGACGATGATGATGTTCCAGCCCTGCGAGACGCCGTAGGCCGTGACATAGGCGCCGAGGCCCAGAAAGAAGATCTGGCCGAGCGAGACCTGGCCGGTGTAGCCCATGACCACGTTGAGGCCGAGCACCGCAACGGCGAAGACCCCGATGCGCGCGAGCGTCTGGTTCGCGAAGACCGGCAGACCGAGCGGCAGCACGATGAGCAGTATGGCGACGATGGCGATGCAGGCCCAGCGCACCCAGGCCTTCGACCAGGCGTTGGACAGGAATTCGGTTGCAGTAGACATCAGACGCGCACCACGGCTTTCCGGCCGAACAGGCCCTGGGGGCGCACAATCAGCACGACGAAGATCAGAATGAACGGCACCGCGATCTTCAGGTCGTAGCTGATGAAGCCGACGTAGGCGGCCGCGAGGTTCTCCAGCACACCGATCAGCCACGCCGCGACGACGACGCCGACAGGGCTGGAAAGGCCGCCGAGAATGACGGCCGCCAGGGCGTACACGAGAGCGTTGTCCATCATGCCGGGCGTGAGTGTGAGCTGCGGGGCCACGAGTGCGCCGGCGACAGCGCCGAGACCGGCCGCGAGGGCCCAGCCCACCATCAGCAGACGTCCGACGGGAAGACCGGAGAACGCCGCCGACTGCGGGTTGATCGCCACGGCTCGCAGCGCGAGGCCGAGTTTCGTGCCGATGAACAGCACCTGCACCAGAATCATGATCGCGACGATCACAAGGAAGGTGCCGAGCGAGTTGATGCTGATCACGGCACCGAAGAGCTTGACCGTGCCCACGGGGAACAGCGACGGAAACTGCAGGTTGTTGTACGACCAGATCCAGGCGCAGACGCCCGTGATCAGGGTGAGCAACCCGATCGTCACCACCACGGCGGTGTCGGGATCCCCGCGCTCGAATCTGCGCATCAGGTAGCGCTCGATGAGGGCACCGAACAGGAACGAGACGAGGATCGAGCCGAGAATGGCAAGGACCAGCGGAACGTGCAGCTGGGTCAGCTCGAAGGCGACGTATGCGGAAAGCACCGCCATGCCGCCCTGCGCGAAGTTGACCAGGCCGGTTGCCTGATTGACGAGCACGATGGCGAGCGCGAGAACGGCGTAGATCGACCCCGTCGACAGCCCGTCGACCACGAGTTGAATGAACTGGCCCATTTCTCAGCCTCCCAGGTAGGCGCGGCGAATCTCGTCCATGCCCTTGAGTTCGGCCGTTGATCCGGCGAGTACATTGCGACCGGTCTCGAGCACGGTCGCCGAATCGACGAGAGTGAAGGCGAGATTGGCATTCTGCTCCACGACGAGCATGGCTATGCCTGACTCGACGCGCAGGCGCCGGATTGCCTCATACACAACCTTGGCGGTGCCTGGCGCCAGGCCGAGGGATGCCTCGTCGAGAAGCAGCAGGCGCGGCTTGGACATGAACGCACGCGCGATGGCCAGCATCTGCTGTTCACCGCCGGAAAGCGCCGAGCCGTTGGAGCGCACCCGATCCTGCAACTGCGGAAAAAGGTCGAGGCAGTACTCCATGTCGGATGCGATGGCTTTGCGATCCTTGCGCAGATACGCTCCGATGCGCAGATTCTCACGCACGGTGAGATCCGTCAGTGTGCCGCGGCCTTCGGGCACGTGGGCGATGCCGAGCGCGGCTGCCTTCTCGGGCCGCAGTCCACGGATGTCCTTGCCGTCGTATCGAATCACGCCGCCGGCCCGCACCGTGCCGACTATCGCACGCAGGGTCGTGGTCTTGCCCGCGCCGTTGGCTCCGAGGATGCCGACGGCGCCGCCCTCGGGAACCGACAGCGAGACGCCGTCGAGCACCCGCACCGGTCCATAGAACGCGGTAACGCCGTCGAGCTCAAGCAGCGTCATCCGCGGCATCCTTTCCGAGGTACGCCTCGATCACCCGTGGATCGGACTGCGCCTCGGCGGCGGTTCCTTCCATCAGCTTTCGGCCGTGATCGAGCACGACGACATGATCGGTGATGGCGGAGATGAGACCCATGTTGTGCTCGACGATGACGATGGTGATGTCATCGTCGGTGCGGATTCGTCGCACGGTCTCGATGAGCTGCTCGACCTCGGCGTGCGGCAGTCCCGCCGCAGGCTCGTCGAGCAACAGCAGCTTGGGGCGCATGAGCAGCGCACGGCACAACTCGATGCCTTTGTGCAGCCCGTGCGACAACTCGTCGGCACGCGTGTTCGCGGCCCAGCCGAGGCCCAGGCGATCCAGCAGCGTCAGGGCCTCTGCCCGCAACGCCTTCTCGGCGCGAGCCGTGCGGGGCAGGTGCAGGGACCATTCCACCGCCCCGCCGGGCAGGCGCGTGTGGGCGCCGAGCAGCACATTCTCGAGAACCGTCTCGCGAAGCTGAAGGGCGGGATGCTGAAAGGTACGTGCGAGCCCGTGACGGGCCAGCGATGCGGGTCGTGACCCGGTCACCTCGACATCGTCGATGCGGATCGATCCATCGCTTGCCGCGTAGTGCCCGCTGATGCAGTTGAACAGAGAGGTCTTGCCGGCACCGTTCGGTCCGACGAGGCCCACGATGGTTCCGGCTGCTGCGGAGAAGGTGACCTTCTCCAGAACGCGGATGCCGCCGAATGACAGGGACACATCGGAAATCGTCAGTTCAGCGGCCATGCTCATCCACTCCCTATCGCGTCATTGCCATGGAGATGTTTCGAGCCCCTATGGACAGGCATATAGGCACGTTACGTATTGCGAACTAAATTGTCAACGATCTTGGTTGATCGTTTGTTCTCATTATGCCGTATCGTTACGGCCCGACCGTGAGATCGAGCGAACCGTCCTCGCGAATCACCACGCGCGTCAACGAGATCGTGAACGGTTCATCGTCGTCGCGCAGGCTGATGCTGCCATCGAAGAGCGATTGCACCTTCACCTTCAGGTGCGCCATTCCGGCCGTTGTGGGCATGACCCAGCCCTGTGCCCCCGCGGTGATGGTGACCTCGGGGTACGTCTTCATGCTCCAGACGGGGGTCCCGTCAATCCTGTCGTCGATGACGACACCCATGGGGCATCCCGCCGGCTGCAGCACCTGCTGCTTCACGCACTCGTCGAGATAGTCGCCGAGCTGGCTCTTCACCTGGTTCACGAAGGCGGCGGATGCGACTGTCGTCACGCTCACGTCGGTGACAGCGCCCGGTTTGGTGACGGCCTTCGTCACATCCGGTGCGGTCAGCAGCCGCGATTCGTGGCCGAGCCGCAGCGTGCTCGGTGTGAACACGAGATAGTTGGCGGCGTTGTTGAAGGCTCCGGAGACGGTGGATGCGGCGCGCGTATCGACGGTGTGCGTGCCGCCGGTGTTCGACGCGATGGTGAACGTCGTGGCATGCAGCACCGCAACGTGCGCAATGGCGAGGGGGCTCACCGCGAACCGCCATGAGGCGAAGATGCCGAGCACCGAGCCGTGGTTTGCGACGATGAAGTTCGAGCTCGCCGGCTTTCCGTCGAGCTCATAGTGGGCGGTGACCCGGTGCGTGCCGTCGGGCAGCCGGTCATCGTGCAGAATATGAACGTCGCTCAGCTGGCCCAGCACATCGGAGCGCAGCAATTCGTGTGAGGGCTTCATCGGCAACCCGGATGCCTTCAACTGCGCCGCACTCGGCCGGGTGCCGGGCATGGCCAGGGCCGCGCCGGTGTCGTGCCGGGCAATCGCGTTCAGGTAGGCGCCGACGAAGCCGCTCGGGCTGTACACATTCTGTTGCAGGGCGCCTATCGCGCTGCCGAAGGCCGCGAGCAGCAGAACGCCCACGAGCGACCAGATGACGACGACGCGGGTGACGGGGGTCATCCGCTCGAGATCGGGCTCGGCGTGCTCGGCGGACTCGGGCATGAAATCATCCTAAGTGCCTGCTGAGCGCTCCCTTTCTGCACAGCCGACGAAGCGGCATCCGGACTGTTGATAACCGGGATGCGCCGGGCTCGGCGGGTAGGCTGGATGCCTGACGAAAACCGATGCGCGCAGAAAGAGATCTCGGTGACCAAGCCAACCCTCTCTGCCGAGCAGGCCGCAGTCTACGACGCCATCGAGAACACGCGCCAGCATGTTTTCGTGACCGGCCGTGCCGGCACGGGAAAGTCCACGTTGCTGAACCATCTGGCGTGGAACACCGAGAAGCAGCTCGTGATAGCCGCACCCACCGGGGTGGCGGCGCTGAACGTGGGCGGGCAGACCATCCATTCGCTGTTCCGGCTGCCCATCGGCGTGATAGCCGACCAGGAGATCGACCAGAGCGGCGAGCTGCGCAAGCTGCTGAACACCATAGACACCCTCGTGATAGACGAGATTTCCATGGTGAATGCCGATCTTCTTGACGCCATCGACCGCTCGCTGCGGCAGGCGCGCGCGCGCAAAACTGAACCGTTCGGCGGGGTGCAGCTCGTGCTGTTCGGCGACCCGTACCAGCTTGCGCCCGTGCCGGGCGATGGCGACGAGCGCGCCTACTTTGCCGACACCTATCGCTCGATGTGGTTCTTCGACGCCAAGGTGTGGCAGGAGGCCGATCTGCGCATCTTCGAGCTGGCCGAGATCCACCGCCAGAGCGACGCCGAATTCAAGTACATGCTCAACGCGGTGCGTCACGGGTACGTGACCAAGGAGATCGCCGATCGCCTCAACGCCATCGGCGCCCGCCCCGCCCCGAACGACGGCACCATCACCCTGGCCACGCGCAACGACACCGTCAATCGCATCAACGCGCAGCAGCTGGCGCTCTTGCCGGGGCGGGCGCTCACGGCCAAGGCCGAGGTGACCGGTGACTTCGGTGGTCGAACGTTTCCGGCCGACGAGAAGCTCGAGCTCAAGATCGGGGCGCAGGTGATGTTTCTGCGCAACGACACCGGTCAGGGAGACGGCGCCCGCTGGGTGAACGGCACCATCGGCACCGTCACGCGCATCGACAACACCGTGTATGTGGATGTCGACGGCGAGATCCACGAGGTGGAACCGGCCGTGTGGGAGAAGTACAAGTACAGCTACGACGCCTCCAGCAAGAAGCTGACGAAGAACGTGGTAGCCGAGTTCACCCAGTTTCCACTGCGGCTGGCCTGGGCGGTCACCATTCACAAGTCACAGGGCAAGAGCTACGACCGCGCCATCGTGGATCTCGGTTCGCGGGCGTTCAGCCCCGGGCAGACCTATGTGGCGCTCAGCCGTCTCACGGCGCTCGACGGGCTTTACCTGACACGCCCACTGCGCCCGGCAGACATCATGGTGGATGCCGACGTGGAAAGGTTCATGACCGAGAGGCGCGCTCTCGCGGGTACCGCCTCCTGAGGGAACGGGGAGGGCAGAACCGGCGGTCTATCCAACTCCGGTTAGAATCGCTACACGATCACACGACGACCATCGGGGGATGGGCTGATGCGGCTGAGACGGCAGGGTAAACGCGCACTCATCGCCGCCTGCGCCGTGGTACTCGCCGCCCTCGTCACAAGCGCGTGCACGGGGCCGGCGCACGAGTTGGTCCCGGGCCCGACGCAGGCGAACGGATCCCTGCCGTTAGGGGTCGAAAAGCAGTTGAAGACCGCGGTGACGGATGCGATGAAGCTGGCGGATGCATCCGGTGCGATCGCGGGGGTCTGGGCCCCGTGGAGCGGCAGCTGGACGGCGGCCGAGGGCACGACCGCCCGCAAAGGCGGCAAGCCGATGACGACGCAGATGAGGTTTCGCATCGGCCAGAACACCCGGTCGATGACGTGCACCGTGCTGCTCGCACTGGTCGATGCCGGCACGGTGAAACTCGACGACCCGGTCACGAAGTATCTGCCGGACATGTCCGACGTGGATGACATCACGCTTGAGCAGCTCTGCCGCAACACCGCCGGGATCGGCGACTACACCACCGCGCTCGCCGCGCAGTTCGTGAACAATCCCACCCGGTCCTGGCCGCAAATGGAGTTGCTGACCGACGGGCTCGCCGAGGCGCGTCCGGGGCGACCGGGGGAGAAGTTCTCGAGTTCAGACGCCGGTTATTTTCTTCTGGGTCTCGCGCTGCAGAGGGCGAGCGGTACAAGCTGGACCGAGTTGTACCAGAAGTACATCTTCGACCGTCTCGGCATGACGGCGAGCTCTTTTCCCGAATCGAACCCGTTCTCGTTTGCGGGAACGCACCCGCAGGGATACGCCACCGCGCTCGAAGCAAGTGGGTCGCCGCGGTGCGGAACCGTGCTCACCGAGACGAATCTCTCCGCATCGATGGCCTGGACGGCGGGCGGCGTGATCTCCTCGCTGGCCGACATGCGGGTGTACGCGCAGGCGCTGGCCGCGGGCGCCCTGGTTTCGCCTCAATCGAAGAAGGCGCAATGGGCGACCGTTGCGCTCGGCGGTGACGCACCCACCTGGGAGGGGTATGGGCTCGGAGTCGAGACCTTCGGGCCGCTGCGCGGGCACAGCGGCCAGATACCGGGATTCATCACCGCGACCCTCAGCGAGCCGAAGAGCGGGCTCACGGTGGTGGTGATGCTGAACAACTCCTCGCCGGGCGCTGAGTTCGCGCAGACGCTGGCGCGGCAGCTCGCATCCATCGCATCGAAGGCGCCGGCCACGAAGGGCTCCGCCCCGGTCATTGCGCTGCCGTGGTCGAGCGAGCAGGCGGCGGCCGACCTCACGGGACTTGCCGTGTGCCAGCAGCCCGCGACATCGACCCCGGCGCCCTAGGCTTCTACCGGGGTCGAACTCGGGAGGTCGGCGGATGTTCAAGAACAGGCTCGAGGCGTTCAGTGATGGCGTGCTGGCCATCGTCATCACGATCATGGTTCTCGAACTCCGCACCCCGCAGGAGGCGAGCTGGGCGGCACTGGCGCAGAGCCTTCCCACCTTTCTGAGCTATCTGCTCAGCTTCGTGTACGTGGGCATCTACTGGAACAACCACCACCACATGATGCAGCTGGCCGAGCGGGTGAATGGCGCGGTGCTCTGGGCGAATCTGCACCTTCTGTTCTGGATCTCCCTGTTTCCGTTCAGCACCCGCTGGATGGATGAGACGGGGTTCGTTCAGGTGCCCGTCATCGTCTACGGCATCAACCTGCTGTGTGCCGCCATCGCATACTTCATTCTCGTGCGGGCGCTGATCAGGCTGCAGGGCGCGCGGGGCGCGCTGCACCTCGCGGTGGGGAGGGACTGGAAGGGCACTCTGTCGCCAGCGGTCTATCTCATAGGTCTGGTGCTGGCCTGGCTCGGCCTGCCCGCCGTGGCGCTGGGCCTGTATACCGTCGTCGCGCTGCTCTGGCTGGTGCCCGATCGGCGCATGGAGCGGTACGTCGCCGACCACGCCGAGCGGAGTGCTCCCGGTGCAACCGCTGAATAAGGCGACGGCCGGCCCCGGTCGTAGACTCGCGACATGGCGATAGCTCCCGATACGAAGAACTGGACCTGGGTGGTGGAGCGGGCGTGCCCCGAGTGCGGCTTCGACGCATCCGCCGTCGCCTTCGAGGAGATTCCGGGGCTGCTGCGGGAGAACGCAAGCCGCTGGGGGGCGGTGCTGGGGCGGGCGGATGTGCGCATCCGGCCGAACGATGCGACCTGGTCGCCGCTCGAATACGCCGCGCATGTGCGCGATGTCTTTCGCGTCTTCACCGGCCGCTTCGAACTCATGCTGGCCGAGGACGACCCCGCGTTCGCCAATTGGGACCAGGATGCCACGGCGATAGCCGAGCGCTATGACCAGCAGGACCCGGCCGTCGTCAATGCCGAACTACTCGCGGCGGCCGAGGATTCGGCCACCACGCTTGAGGCGATTCCGGATGCCGCGCTCACCCGCACGGGCCGCCGCAGCGACGGTTCGGTCTTCACGGTGGAGAGCCTCGCCCGCTATTTCGTGCACGACCCGACGCACCACTTCTGGGACGTGACGCACGCCTGAAGGCGTGGCGTCTGACGCGTCCTCCAGCGCAACTCCCGTGCGTGGCAACCCGCGGCGCACGATAGGCGCGAGGCAGCCAGCTGCCGGAAGGTGCTTGACTTTACGTTGAACTTGCTTCTATTCTTTATTTAGTTCTAAACAAAGGTCACCAATGCCGCTTACCTCTCCCTCGCGTACCGACGTCAATCGTTCCGCGATCCTCGCGCATCTCGGCGCGCAGGGCCCAGCTTCGCGAGCAGATTTGGCACGGATGCTCGGCGTCTCGCCGGCTCTCGTCACCCAGTTGACGAGGGAACTGATCGCTGACGGGTTACTCCAGGAACTCGAGCACTCGCCCTCGCAAGGAGGCCGGCCCGCGCGAATGCTCGGAGTCACTTCGGCCGCGGCACGCGCCGTCGGGGTCAAGGTCGTCGCCGACCACGTGGCGTTCGTCGAGGTGGGCATCGATGGCGTGGTCGTACGTTCGGGCACGGAACCGTTCGATGCGTTCTCGACCATGGCGACATCCACGCTCGTTGGGTTGCTGCGGCGGTTCATCGACGGTGGAAGTGACGCACCGCTGCTCGGCATCGGAGTGGGCATTCCAGGGAACGTCGACGAGCAGGGTGACGGTGTCGTGGATTCGACGCAACTTGGTTGGAATCAGGTTCCTCTCGGTGCGATTCTGCGGCGTGCACTCGACCTTCCGGTGGTGGTCGACAACAACGTGAACGCGCTCAGCATGGCCGAGCGGCTCTTCGGGCAGGGGCGCAACTACCGCGACTTCCTCGTCGTGACGATCGGCACAGGTGTGGGTGCCGGAGTCGTTGCCAGCGGCTCGGTCTTCCGGGGCCACGCCGGAGGG
It encodes:
- a CDS encoding ABC transporter ATP-binding protein, whose translation is MTLLELDGVTAFYGPVRVLDGVSLSVPEGGAVGILGANGAGKTTTLRAIVGTVRAGGVIRYDGKDIRGLRPEKAAALGIAHVPEGRGTLTDLTVRENLRIGAYLRKDRKAIASDMEYCLDLFPQLQDRVRSNGSALSGGEQQMLAIARAFMSKPRLLLLDEASLGLAPGTAKVVYEAIRRLRVESGIAMLVVEQNANLAFTLVDSATVLETGRNVLAGSTAELKGMDEIRRAYLGG
- a CDS encoding branched-chain amino acid ABC transporter permease, translating into MSTATEFLSNAWSKAWVRWACIAIVAILLIVLPLGLPVFANQTLARIGVFAVAVLGLNVVMGYTGQVSLGQIFFLGLGAYVTAYGVSQGWNIIIVFILSLVIPGVVGLLVALAAARLGGLAIAMVTIALPIVGGPLAKRLSEFTGGSQGLSAIFSDAPAWAGLADDQWQFYLVLIIGTITFLLTRNLVRGKYGRAFAIVKGNEAVAGSLGVSPYRYKVLAFTVASIIGGVSGFLYMVVVQYTSPETMSFGHSITLLASMVIGGAASIFGSVLGGAYYVLVPQLTNLINPNLTAVLQGAILLAVLFVLPGGLVSLPRVIGRLVARSRRGGTPTGHVPMIGDGVPAAAPQTASSTTTASNSSTKGSPTERQGEA
- a CDS encoding TMEM175 family protein — its product is MFKNRLEAFSDGVLAIVITIMVLELRTPQEASWAALAQSLPTFLSYLLSFVYVGIYWNNHHHMMQLAERVNGAVLWANLHLLFWISLFPFSTRWMDETGFVQVPVIVYGINLLCAAIAYFILVRALIRLQGARGALHLAVGRDWKGTLSPAVYLIGLVLAWLGLPAVALGLYTVVALLWLVPDRRMERYVADHAERSAPGATAE
- a CDS encoding branched-chain amino acid ABC transporter permease translates to MGQFIQLVVDGLSTGSIYAVLALAIVLVNQATGLVNFAQGGMAVLSAYVAFELTQLHVPLVLAILGSILVSFLFGALIERYLMRRFERGDPDTAVVVTIGLLTLITGVCAWIWSYNNLQFPSLFPVGTVKLFGAVISINSLGTFLVIVAIMILVQVLFIGTKLGLALRAVAINPQSAAFSGLPVGRLLMVGWALAAGLGAVAGALVAPQLTLTPGMMDNALVYALAAVILGGLSSPVGVVVAAWLIGVLENLAAAYVGFISYDLKIAVPFILIFVVLIVRPQGLFGRKAVVRV
- a CDS encoding serine hydrolase domain-containing protein, producing the protein MRLRRQGKRALIAACAVVLAALVTSACTGPAHELVPGPTQANGSLPLGVEKQLKTAVTDAMKLADASGAIAGVWAPWSGSWTAAEGTTARKGGKPMTTQMRFRIGQNTRSMTCTVLLALVDAGTVKLDDPVTKYLPDMSDVDDITLEQLCRNTAGIGDYTTALAAQFVNNPTRSWPQMELLTDGLAEARPGRPGEKFSSSDAGYFLLGLALQRASGTSWTELYQKYIFDRLGMTASSFPESNPFSFAGTHPQGYATALEASGSPRCGTVLTETNLSASMAWTAGGVISSLADMRVYAQALAAGALVSPQSKKAQWATVALGGDAPTWEGYGLGVETFGPLRGHSGQIPGFITATLSEPKSGLTVVVMLNNSSPGAEFAQTLARQLASIASKAPATKGSAPVIALPWSSEQAAADLTGLAVCQQPATSTPAP
- a CDS encoding DinB family protein yields the protein MAIAPDTKNWTWVVERACPECGFDASAVAFEEIPGLLRENASRWGAVLGRADVRIRPNDATWSPLEYAAHVRDVFRVFTGRFELMLAEDDPAFANWDQDATAIAERYDQQDPAVVNAELLAAAEDSATTLEAIPDAALTRTGRRSDGSVFTVESLARYFVHDPTHHFWDVTHA
- a CDS encoding ABC transporter ATP-binding protein, producing MAAELTISDVSLSFGGIRVLEKVTFSAAAGTIVGLVGPNGAGKTSLFNCISGHYAASDGSIRIDDVEVTGSRPASLARHGLARTFQHPALQLRETVLENVLLGAHTRLPGGAVEWSLHLPRTARAEKALRAEALTLLDRLGLGWAANTRADELSHGLHKGIELCRALLMRPKLLLLDEPAAGLPHAEVEQLIETVRRIRTDDDITIVIVEHNMGLISAITDHVVVLDHGRKLMEGTAAEAQSDPRVIEAYLGKDAADDAA
- a CDS encoding ATP-dependent DNA helicase → MPDENRCAQKEISVTKPTLSAEQAAVYDAIENTRQHVFVTGRAGTGKSTLLNHLAWNTEKQLVIAAPTGVAALNVGGQTIHSLFRLPIGVIADQEIDQSGELRKLLNTIDTLVIDEISMVNADLLDAIDRSLRQARARKTEPFGGVQLVLFGDPYQLAPVPGDGDERAYFADTYRSMWFFDAKVWQEADLRIFELAEIHRQSDAEFKYMLNAVRHGYVTKEIADRLNAIGARPAPNDGTITLATRNDTVNRINAQQLALLPGRALTAKAEVTGDFGGRTFPADEKLELKIGAQVMFLRNDTGQGDGARWVNGTIGTVTRIDNTVYVDVDGEIHEVEPAVWEKYKYSYDASSKKLTKNVVAEFTQFPLRLAWAVTIHKSQGKSYDRAIVDLGSRAFSPGQTYVALSRLTALDGLYLTRPLRPADIMVDADVERFMTERRALAGTAS